One Chitinophagaceae bacterium C216 genomic window carries:
- the fabH_2 gene encoding 3-oxoacyl-[acyl-carrier-protein] synthase 3, with amino-acid sequence MNRTIIAGIGKYIPEKVVTNHELTKIMDTSDEWIHERTGIQTRHYAKRFEETTSILGVKAAEIAIERAGIQKSDIDFIIFATLSPDYFFPGCGVLVQRMLGLKEIGALDIRNQCSGFVYGLSVADQFIKTGMYKNILLIGAEVHSFALDFSTRGRSVSVIFGDGAGAVILQPSPSENRGILSTHLHSDGEGAELLSMPNPGFHAGVHNKEWEPRVDENNPYTNLFINKDLVEREDIYPYMDGQTVFKKAVVKMPEAIQEALATNGYQQNDINLLITHQANLRISQYIQQKLNLKEDQMFNNIQHYGNTTAASIPIALCEAWEQGKIKEGDLVCLAAFGSGFTWGSAIMKW; translated from the coding sequence ATGAATCGCACCATTATTGCCGGAATAGGAAAATATATTCCTGAAAAAGTAGTTACCAACCACGAGCTTACCAAAATAATGGATACCTCGGATGAATGGATTCATGAACGCACAGGCATTCAAACCCGACACTATGCAAAACGATTTGAAGAAACCACTTCCATATTGGGCGTAAAAGCGGCTGAAATAGCCATTGAGCGTGCCGGTATTCAAAAAAGCGATATCGACTTTATCATATTTGCAACTCTTAGTCCCGATTATTTTTTCCCAGGCTGTGGTGTACTAGTGCAACGTATGCTAGGCCTGAAAGAAATTGGAGCACTGGACATCCGTAACCAATGTAGCGGGTTTGTATATGGGTTGAGTGTGGCCGATCAATTTATCAAAACAGGCATGTATAAAAACATACTGCTGATTGGCGCTGAAGTACATTCTTTTGCCTTAGACTTCAGCACCAGAGGTAGAAGCGTATCGGTAATTTTCGGCGATGGAGCGGGAGCCGTCATCCTACAACCATCACCATCAGAGAATCGTGGCATACTAAGCACTCATCTGCACAGTGATGGCGAAGGAGCCGAACTTCTCAGCATGCCTAATCCAGGTTTCCATGCAGGCGTACACAATAAAGAATGGGAACCCCGTGTTGATGAAAATAATCCCTATACCAATCTTTTTATAAATAAAGACTTGGTAGAGCGAGAAGATATTTATCCCTATATGGACGGACAGACTGTATTTAAAAAAGCTGTAGTCAAAATGCCTGAAGCCATTCAAGAGGCATTAGCGACAAATGGTTATCAACAAAATGATATTAACCTGTTGATTACCCATCAAGCTAATCTACGTATCTCCCAATACATTCAGCAAAAGCTGAACCTCAAAGAGGACCAGATGTTCAATAATATTCAGCATTACGGCAATACTACAGCGGCTTCCATCCCTATTGCGCTTTGTGAAGCTTGGGAACAAGGAAAAATTAAAGAAGGCGATCTCGTTTGCCTAGCGGCTTTTGGAAGCGGTTTTACATGGGGAAGTGCAATAATGAAATGGTAA
- the typA gene encoding GTP-binding protein TypA/BipA yields MNIRNIAIIAHVDHGKTTLVDKILHATKVFRENQATGELIMDNNDLERERGITIFSKNAAVTYKGVKINVIDTPGHADFGGEVERVLKMADGVLLLVDAFEGPMPQTRFVLQKALSLGLKPIVVINKVDKPNCRPEEVHDAVFDLFFHLDATEEQLDFPTYYGSGKHGWFNDSLTEIDNIEPLMDGIIKHVPPPSVQEGSLQLQITSLDYSSFLGRIAIGKVSRGVIKENQQVALVQADGSIRKTRVKELYVFEGMEKKKVAEVPAGDLCAVVGIEDFNIGDTIADAENPEALPVISVDEPTMNMTFGINNSPFFGRDGKFVTSRHLRERLLKETERNLALRVEETEGGESFLVYGRGILHLGVLIETMRREGYELTVGQPQVITKEIDGKKCEPYETLVVDVPEEFASKVIDLVTRRKGELLVMETKGEMQHLEFDIPARGLIGLRTQILTATTGEAVMAHRFSDYKPWKGPIPGRNNGVLISKNQGKTTAYSIDKLQDRGTFFVDPGEEVYAGQILAENVKPGDLVVNATEEKKLTNHRASGSDDATRIAPKTLMTLEECMEYIQHDECIEVTPNFIRMRKVILDETERNRQAKKMAAEA; encoded by the coding sequence ATGAACATACGTAATATCGCTATTATAGCTCACGTAGACCACGGTAAAACCACATTAGTAGATAAAATCCTACACGCCACCAAAGTTTTCCGAGAAAATCAGGCTACCGGGGAATTAATTATGGATAACAACGATCTGGAACGCGAGCGAGGCATCACTATTTTTAGTAAGAATGCCGCCGTTACTTACAAGGGCGTAAAGATCAATGTGATTGATACACCGGGACACGCCGATTTCGGTGGTGAAGTGGAACGAGTATTGAAGATGGCCGATGGGGTGTTACTATTGGTAGATGCTTTTGAAGGGCCTATGCCTCAGACTCGTTTTGTATTACAAAAAGCTTTGTCTTTGGGGTTGAAGCCTATTGTTGTCATTAATAAGGTAGATAAACCCAACTGTCGCCCCGAAGAGGTGCACGATGCCGTTTTCGATCTGTTCTTCCACCTAGATGCAACAGAAGAGCAACTTGATTTTCCCACCTATTATGGGTCAGGTAAGCATGGATGGTTTAATGATTCCTTAACTGAGATCGACAATATTGAGCCTTTGATGGATGGCATAATTAAGCATGTGCCACCGCCCAGCGTGCAAGAGGGCTCCCTTCAATTACAAATCACCTCTTTAGATTATTCATCTTTCTTGGGACGTATCGCTATTGGAAAGGTAAGTCGTGGTGTTATCAAGGAAAATCAACAAGTAGCACTGGTTCAAGCCGATGGTAGTATCAGAAAGACCCGTGTAAAAGAGTTGTATGTGTTTGAAGGAATGGAAAAGAAAAAAGTAGCCGAAGTACCTGCAGGGGATCTTTGTGCTGTAGTAGGTATTGAAGATTTTAATATTGGTGATACCATTGCCGATGCGGAAAATCCGGAAGCACTGCCTGTGATAAGTGTGGATGAACCTACCATGAACATGACTTTCGGCATCAATAACTCTCCGTTTTTTGGCCGCGACGGTAAGTTTGTAACCAGTCGTCATTTGCGCGAAAGATTACTAAAAGAAACAGAACGAAATTTAGCTTTGCGTGTGGAAGAAACAGAAGGTGGAGAAAGTTTTCTGGTATACGGACGTGGCATTCTGCATCTGGGTGTATTAATTGAAACCATGCGTAGAGAAGGATACGAACTTACTGTAGGACAACCGCAGGTGATTACCAAAGAAATTGATGGCAAAAAATGTGAGCCATACGAAACCTTAGTGGTGGATGTGCCGGAGGAGTTTGCAAGCAAGGTAATTGATTTGGTAACTCGCAGAAAAGGAGAGCTGCTGGTAATGGAAACCAAAGGCGAAATGCAGCATCTGGAGTTTGATATCCCTGCTCGGGGGTTAATCGGATTACGTACTCAGATTTTAACTGCCACTACCGGCGAGGCTGTGATGGCTCACCGCTTTAGTGATTATAAACCCTGGAAAGGTCCTATTCCAGGAAGAAATAATGGCGTGTTGATTTCGAAAAATCAGGGTAAAACCACAGCTTACTCCATTGATAAACTGCAGGATAGAGGGACTTTCTTTGTAGATCCGGGTGAGGAAGTGTATGCTGGTCAAATACTGGCAGAAAATGTAAAACCTGGTGATTTAGTTGTAAATGCCACAGAAGAAAAGAAGCTTACCAACCATAGAGCCAGCGGTAGTGACGATGCTACACGTATTGCACCAAAAACCTTAATGACGCTCGAGGAGTGTATGGAATATATTCAGCATGACGAGTGCATTGAAGTAACACCCAATTTTATTCGCATGCGTAAAGTGATATTAGATGAAACCGAGCGTAACAGACAGGCTAAGAAAATGGCTGCAGAAGCTTAG